Part of the Vibrio aerogenes genome, TTCCTGTTAGGAGCGTTACAGGATATTGAATCCGTTGACGCCTTTTCTCATTAACTCTCAGGGTTGTATATTTAAATTTATATTAATTTTTATCAACTATAAAATGCTGCGTATTTTATGCTGTATATTCCCATTCAAATGATGGAAATCACATTTTATCTATATATTTTTGATAGTGTAACCAATAAGTCAGTCATCAGTTCTTTGTGAACTCCCTGTAACAAGCTTAAAGCCTTAATGAACAAAGAATCCCTTACATGTTGTACCTTTCTTAACTGGTGAAGTGCTGGAAATTGTCTCATTTCACTGGTAAAACTAGCATGAGATTCCAATTGAAACCCCACTTGAGCCCTGAAGCCAATTGATGCAGGAAGAGGCGTGGTTTTTCGGGTATCTTCCAGTAGAGTGTACTGATGCTTTGAAATCCCGATAAGCTGGGAAGCCGTTTCAACAGAGATATCATTGACTTCTCTGAATCTTCGGGCTGTAATTGCGACTGAATGGTAATAATCCATTGCAAATTCATCAATATCTAACACATCAGGTGGTAAAAATTCACGGTGGTCTGCTAGTTTGCCATATTTATTTTCTAACTGTTCTTTGTAGTTGAAAAACTCATTTCTTGAGACTTCTCCTAATATGTCGCAGACCATGTCGAGAAAATGATTGAACTGAGTTACAGGCAGTCGCCCAATACAAGCTAAGGCTTTCACTGTATTTTTATCCAAATTGGGGTAAAATTGTTGGATTTTGAAAGAAGTCATTGGAACCATCATCACCCATGAATAGGCGGCTATCAGATGAATCGGACGCGCTGCCGGATAGCTTTGCTGCATATGGCGTTTTAAGGTTCCACCGCTTATACCTGTAAATCGTTTTTCCAGTTGTTTAAATGTTACTCCCTGAGCTCGTCTGATATTGGACATCGATATAGAAATGTCGGTATCAATATTCTTGAATGATTTATTTAATTGTTCTATTTCTAACATGCTTATAAAACCCAGCCTTTATTCTTATTATCTGAAAAATATTGTTATCATATATATGATTGAAAGAGATTATTCGATCTGTGTTATATGTCAATCCTGTTATTTTATCAGTGACTTAATTTTATCGGGATTTTATTTTATATGATTTATTTTTACCTGTTTTATTTATGTATGAGTTATGTCGGTTCTTATTTATGAGACTCCTGATTATTCTGATATTATTTACAATGATTTACACTTGTGTCTCTCAATCCTCTGCTGTATGTCATACAACTCCTGCCATACCTGCAGATGTCACTTCCGGAACCCGGATATCGTCAGATTTTGTAAAAATATACAACTATGATCATGTGTCATATAAGTATACCTAAACGTCATAGCCTGAAATTTCGGCTTTTCTTATATTTGTCATTACCTAAATGTCACGGTATATTAGATCATTACTTAAATGTCACTTCAGGTGCATCATGTACATATTTGGTTATCTGAGAGCTTCAACCAGTGATCAGAATGCAAAGAGAGCTCAAAATACCTTAATAAAATTTGTTCAGGAGAAAGGATTCAGAATTGCAGGATGGTATGTTGAAAATGAATCAGGTGCTTCTCTTCAAAGACCTGAATTATTACGCTTACTTGATGATGCAGCAAAAGGTGATGCAATTATTATTGAGCAAATTGATCGGCTTTCTCGTTTAGATGAAGAAAGTTGGTATAAATTAAAGGAAATGCTGTACAAGAAAGAATTGAAGGTTATTAGCCTTGATTTGCCAACCAGCCATCTTGCCCTCTCTCCACAAATTACCGATGAGTTTACAGGATCGATGATCAAGGCGATTAATAGCATGATGATGGATATGCTGGCTGCGATTGCCCGGAAGGATTATCAGGATCGGCGTCGCCGGCAAGCGGAAGGCATCGAAAAAGCCAGACAGGATGGAAAATACCGGGGGCGACAGGCCGATCTGGATTTGCATGAAAAAATCTACCAGCTGAGAGTCATTAACGGTTTGAGTATCAGTGATACAGCTAAACTCACCAACGTCTCTACCCGGACTGTTATTCGGGTGGCGAAGAAATTGTCTTTGGAACGCACAGTTTTACCTGCTGATAATGATTAAATCAGCGATTTATTTGATAAAAACAAACCGCAGCCCGGGTGAAGATTCATTCGGGCTTTTCTTAACATGCTGTCTCGGCCAGTGTCTTCCGACAAAACTAAACCATTTGATTTAGAGGCCGCAAAGTCCTAACGGCCTGTTTCGGCCAGTGTCTTCCGACTAGATGTATTACGCAATGGTAATTTTAATTTAACTGTCCTAACGGCCTGTTTCGGCCAGCGTCTTCCGACTGCGTCCTCTGGAGGCCTTGATACATAAGGGCTGAGAAGGGCGAATTGGCCGATCTGTATAAATATACATGTAAAAACCCCATATTTTGGCTGTTTTCAGAGGGGATCGGCCAATTGCCGATCTCGTCAGACAAGTGGTGATTATATCATCAATTCTGGTGTTGATTCAAAGCGTTAAGGTGAGTGTGCATGGTTTTCATCCGGAATTGTGGGGTCTGGCCGATCTCCTGACGATTCAGTCAATCAGTCAAAATAGCCATAGCCCACTGCTGTTTTTGCCCCCGCTCCCTGATAAGATAATGCATGACAGAGCATATTGGTGATAAACGCCAGTTCTCCTTTCGGTGGTTGTTCTGTTGCACCGGGGCGCGGTACTACCGCGAATTGCAGCGCAAAATCTTCCAGTGCTAAAAATGGAATCGGTACCGGGTCATGCCAGTCGTTAGGAGTGGTTTTTAATGTCCCTGCTTTATCTTTTCCGCCCTCCAGATACCAGTCACCAAAATGTGGTGTCATTACATCGGTGACGAATTTCATTTTTTTTGTTGGCAGGGCGTCAAAGAAAATATAATCGCCAGCCACATGATTCTCTTGATTAACTTTTTCATTATCAGTTTTTGTTGGCTTAGTAGAATGTTCATAACTGCCAAATACCCGCTGCATAAATTGAATAAAATCGTCATCAAGCTTTTCTTCTTCATTGAGCGGATAAGTATTCATTAAAAACGACTTCAGAATGCCTTTTAAAGCCGACCCAGGCAGATATGGAATGCCTAGCGTAGGGTGCCAGAACAGATTCACTTCCAGCAGATGTGGTATCGATAAGCCATTGACAAACCGCCAGTTACAGGTGACGGTTTTGATGGCATCCTGTTTCTGGATCTCTGATCCTTTAAGTCTTTTGACCATTTCACATTGTCTATCGACATAATGCTGACACACTGACGATAGGGCATCTTGATCATCTTTCAATGTATTGCGTACGATTGTCATCGAATCATCGCTTGTTCCTGTGGCCAGAAATTTGCTTTCCTCCCACTCTTCTTCAGGTAAATGACCGTTACACATGAGGCTGAGGAAACGGGTTGTATCTTGTTCTTTCCCCATCTGCACTAAATTGCTGGTATTAGACGTCAAAAAATATTTATTATATAGCAGTCCCCAGTTAAGGGTTTTATGCCATTCCGGATTCTTTTGATCACTCATTATCGCCTCCGGTGTTTTTCTTATTACCGGCTTGGGCAAGCATGGCTTTTTTTGCCCGTAGCAGTGACTTCATCCAGACCAGCAACTCATTGATCTCATTTTCGATAGCCATATGTTCTTTGATATCGATGTCGCCTTTTAACAGATAAGAAAATAGTTGGGTTTGTTGATTATCCGGGTCAGTTGTAAAAGTGGTCCAGCTTTTACCATGTAAATGCTCTTCGATGATTCGCAGACATAGTGGATAGATGTTGGTTGATTTTTTCTGTTTATTGTTGTTTTCTTCCCCGGCCTGATTTTTTGTCAAAAATGCCACAAAGTGCAGTAGGCCGTTATTACGCAAAAAAGCAGGCATGGCAGCGACGGATGTTTCATAGTCCCCAACTGTATCCTCATTGGCCTGTTTTGTTGCCTCTTCAATCAGCCGGTAACAATGTTTAGCCCGTTGGTTAGACAGTAATTCAATACTCATTTCGCCTCCCAACGATTTACTTCAAACCAGCCCATGCCTGTGGTTTCGTTCCCACCGATTTGTACGTAGCCTGTGAATAATTTATTTGTATCAGCATCGGTTTCTTTATCTAAGCGATCAGAACAGACCAACGTGCTGTAGAGCATGGTTTCCGGTGGCAGGGTTTCTACATACCAGAGGTTCTCGTTGGCTTTGGTTTGTGCTTCGAGTTTGACATGCGGTGTGACGGGTGTTGCCATGGTACATAAGTGGCTAAATACCTGATCACTGACCATCACCAGTTTTTGTTCCATTTCCTGACCCAATAAATCGTTTGTTTTCGTCTTCTTACATAGCTGTTCTTTTAAGCTTTCCAGCCATTGATTAGCCTGATGAGTATTTTTGCTGATGAGTTCCAGACAAAAATCTTCCAGAATCAGCTGATTAAGCTTTTCATCGGTATTTTGGCGTAATGTGGCGGCCTGGTTCTCAGACAACAGATTCTTTGTATTTTGATCCTTAAATTCCGTTTTCCCCATCCTTCGCATATCCCGGGCAAAGCGGGAAAGTACACTGGGGCTGGTCACCCATAATGTATGACTGTTAAGGCTGCGCACCGGCAGCCATAATAAACGTGCGTCGCCGAACATCAGTGCCCCGGCGCCGTCGCCAGATTCACTATCATTACCAAACCAGTTTTTTTGTTCCTTGCTGAGATTACCGTCGGGACAAGCTTTTGCCCTGAATGCACCTTTCACGGCTGAGCCGAAAATTACCGGCCAGTTATTATGCGCTTCCCGCATAATCGGTAAATCGATCAGGCCGTTACCGGAGCCTGCGCCTGCATGGACAAAGGTTTCTGCCCGCATCAGTAAAATATTATTAGTTGTCATGAGTGGTTCTCCTTCGTTACTTCAACGGGATCAGGGTGTAGTGGCCGTAGCCGTACAGAGCATAAGGTTGTGACTGTGGAAATTGTGATACTGACGATTCACTCAATTGCTGGCTAAACCAGTTTTTCAATTTTGTGTTTTGGGGGAGTCGAAATAACAGGCAACTGCCAGATTCATAAAAATGTTCAGCATTAACCGGGCCTGCTTTGTTCTTCTCTGCATTGGCTTGACTCTTCTCTATATTTCTCTCCGACTGCCAACCGCCGATAGACATGGGTTTATCCGTTAGTTGATTGAGTAGTTCACAGTTGTTAAATCTATCTTTCATTTCTTGAGTAAATTTAGGCCACTGGCTGACCGGGCAAGGACTTATCAGATTGATAGCAAATAAGTCTCCGTCTGCATATTTAAACTGGTTGTCAATGGTCGGATAAGACTGAAATTTCTCTTCATCTTCATCAATAAAAGCCATTCGGCCTTCAGCACCAAATCGAATATAAGATCCTGTTTTTTTGAGGTGCTCGTGGAATATTTGTTTGATATTTGTGTTTTCAAATGTCAGTGATACAGCAAAGCAAAGGTCCTGATTACTGAATCCTTGCTGATGACGTATATGCTCCGTCAGATAAATCTGCCCATCTTCAGCACTTTTCTTTGCTGCGTTTAACCCGATGCCTAGCCGGGTTTCCCGGCATATCAGTGTTTCCGGGTCGAGCATGACTTCACTCAAGATCTTTGGATTGAAATTCAGTGGTTCGCCCTGTTTTATCCAAAGTTGTCGTAAGCGGTATTCCTGATGCTCATCTTCCAGTGATAGGTGATGAATTGTTCCTAAATCGGTTTCGAATGATTTTTTTAAATCAGGCCTCAGACAGGCAAATTTTTCTATTTCGTTATTTTTTTCTTCTTTTTTATTTTTATTTTCTTCTTTCTTATTTTTATTTTCTTCTTTCTTATTTTCCTCTTCTTTCTTATTTGAGAAAATTTGTTCAACCACTAATCGTGGCGCCGGAATATAATACTGGGACTGATATTTCAGCCGTACCGGGGAGAGATGAACAGGTGGGGTATCCTGCCAGTCATCCTGAAATAACTGTTGATTGTCTGCATCTGACAGTTTTGAACCGACCGTTTGTTTTAGCAGAGCCATCAGCGCCCCGAGAATAGTTCGCTGTGGCGGAATCAGTTTGCTGATGGCCGCAATTTGGGCACTGCCGTTATGGTTACGGCCATCACGAAAATACCAGGTATCATGCGGGTGAATCAGCAGGTGAATGGTGTGGTCTGTCATGCCTGCGCCTCTTGTGTTGTTTGGGAATTATCAGGAGTGGTTTTACAATTGACCTTGCTGCATAAAAATTTAGCGATAAAGGCGATATCGGGATTAAAATAATGGGTCGAAAGCCTGTGGCCTTCCTTGATGGTGATTTCTTCACAAAGAGAGAACAATTCATCCATCCATTGAGGCTTTACTTGTTTTGTCCGCCCCTGGGCTCGGAGATATTGTGCTACCACCAAAGCTTTCAACATCTTGGGTTCAGGCGATTCCGTTCCGTAAAAATTGTTATTGCGTGTCTGGAAATCATCATGGTGGCGTTCCGGTCTGAGCATGCCAAGTTGTTGAGTGATGTGGCGTAAATGGTAAAGGAAGTTATTACTGGTTACTTCTCCACTATCACGTAACCCATCAATAATGTTGTATAAAGCAATCCTGCCTTGTGAATTGATAAATTTACTCCATTTTGCTCCCCACTGCTGCTGAACCCCACCTTGGTTCACGATACGAATCGCAATAGCATCCCGGTCATATTGTTGTTTTGCCACGCCAGATAGAAGTTGTTGTACATCGCGTAATACCCGCATCAGAGGCACGTTTATATGGCTGAATAACACGGCAGCTGAAATAGTTGGCGAGTCTTTAAGCTTGATTGCGTTGACAAAATCACGCCGTAACTGGCAGGCACAATTGAGCGCATCTGCCCCTGGTAATAAAGCAACCAAATCTTCCCCGCCGGCATAAATTAAAAAACCGTGATGTTTTTTGACGGTTTGTTGTGCTTGTGTTGTATATGACTGAAGTGCTGAACTGATTTTTCTTTCGGTATTGTCCTCATGAGACTTTTTACTGATAAATCGCCCCAGCTTATCGGCATCCAGAGCGACGACAGCATAGTAGCTTTCTGGAGCGCTGAATCCAGCCGTGTCATCCCTTTTCAACAACTCATTTTTCAACCGGTTTAATTGAGTCAGGCGTTCAGAAACACATTTTTGTTGCTGACGTAATTCATCTATTTGCCGACTAATTTGCCCCCGTTTATTTTGATCAGAGTGATATTTTCTCTGGTTTTCCAGTTTGCTCAGATGCCTTTGAATTGAGTCTCTCTCTCCCTCGAGCAGAAAGTCATAACAGCTGTTGCCATTAATCTTAGCTATCGATGAGCTGATATCTGCAAATGCTGTCTGAAATTCTGTCTGTGAGTCTTTCAAGTAATGGCTTTTTCCCAAATACTCATCAATACCGGTAGCAATGAAGTCACGAAAACAGGACCTTAAGGCTTGATCATTTTCCTGTTGAATATAGTCACTAATTGCCCACAACCAGTTTCTTGCTGCCAAAAAAGAGACGGAAGGAACCCGGCTGTCAAGGCACCAGCCACTGAGTGTGAACTGTTCCGAATCCGGTAATTGTGTTTTTGTAAAAAATGCTTTGAGCCGGTTTCTTATCGGGTGAAATACACTGGTTTCATCCTGATAAATAAACAGAGGAAAATAGTAAGGAAAGCGGCGTTTAAAGTAAGCAACAGCACTCAGCATTTCCTGATCATCAATATCATGTTCCAGACGGATCGGGTCACCTTCTGATGTTGGGTATTGATGATCCCTTAATGGCGACCAGAATTGCTCAACCACGGTTTGTTGCAGGGAGGTACCTTGAGCAGGTTTGGTGATTCCTGACATTTCCTGTAATCCCGCAAAGTAGTTACATTTAACGCCTGGCTCTGGTTGCTCCGAAGGTAAATGCTGCCGAAGTAGTTTACGGCTTTTCATCGCTTCAAAGCCGGTTTTCAGATCAGGGGTAATTGCCCACTGAATTTCCCAATAATTGCCGAGCTGCCTTTCCCATAGTTGCTGACAACGGTTCCGGTCTTCACCTGGTCTGTTTTCAAAAAAAGGTTCCAAATCATTTTTAAAAACTGCTTGCCACATTAATCGCCAGTACGTACGGACATCATTGACAATTTCGTCTGCATTGTCTGAATTAAAATCTTTAGGTACTAATGCTGAAAACCGGTTAGGCAGACACGCATGTTTCGGGCCGAAGCGTTCTTTTTTTTGAACCGCTTTTTTTATCTGCTCATTTTCTTCGGGTAATACCGGGCCATACTTTGAGTGATCAGACTTAACTTTTCTTTTACCCGTTTTGCTGTCGTCGGTTTGTTGATTACAACGAATAGTGACTGAACGTTGGGCAACCGCACATAAAAAGGAGATTAAAAATGAACCGGCCCAAAAATCACGAGTGCGGCGTCCACTGGTGATAAAGGGTTGAACAGGACTGATAGAAAAATGGAAATACTTTTTTGATTTATTATTCCGTGCCATTAGTGCTTCCTTTGTGATAAATGACAGTAAACTCTTCTGATATATGGTGTGAACTAATCAGGTTAGTCGTTAATTCAGTAAAAAAGCCTTGTGTACTACCAAGTTCATCAATCACTTCCTGCGGTAAAAAAGGTATGGGTACTTCCTTTTTATTTTCGTTATCTTTAAAGGACAGTTTGGATTTACTGTTATCAGGTAAATACTTGGAAGTCAGTAACAGAACATTAATCAATTTCTTTTCACTTTTTTCAATATGCTTTCGAATGCATGATAAAAAGACCAATGCTCCTCTACGCCTGACTTCATGGTTTTTACTGTAAATCCGGTATATCGCTTTTGTTTCTTGTGGTTTTTGGTCTAGGCCAATTTTTTTTTCACCTTTTTCATCAATCACAAACCTATATGTGATCAGCGGAAACCCAACTTGTAGCCGGGCGGGATACTGGCCCTTAAATATTCTGTCTTTATCACCCTGACCAATCTGTAAACGTGCTGCTTTATAGGATTCTCCTATTGTCATCAGGAGCTGTTTGTCAGTCATCTCTTTCCTCACAGAAAATTGAGCCCACAGCGTTGCGGCAGAAAAGGCAGGAATCGGAGGAACAGACCAGTTTTTTATCTGCTGATTATTGATTCGGTCATTTTTGATGCATTGGATCAGTTGTTTATATAACTGTTCCTGGGATAGGGCCTGATTATTTTCTTTGACCAGCGATTGCGTAAACTGGACGGAAAAAGAACCAAAACCTTTTCTGGAACGGGAACCTAACCCACCAAATTCGGCAAAACACAGCAGTGCTTCTAAAACCTGCCGGATAGATTGATCGGATAATTCAGGGGAAAACTGAAATACAAAATCGATTGACTGATGAGATGACACGACCGGACGAAGTGGTGACATGTCTGATAACTTGCCTTCCCTGAGTTTATACCCCTGCCCGGCAATGTATTGAATCGATGAGATGTCATCATCTGGGTTATCATCAGAAGTCAATGAATGAGTTTGGTTGGCTCGATGTATTGGTAAAATGCTTTTTTTTAGCCTTATCCGGACTTTCGAACAGCCAATCCCTTTTCCTTCTTCAGCACTGCCCCAGAGTTCACGTTCATTCTGGTGTAGTGTTTGTAGAGTGCGTTTATCAATCGTGGCTTCATCTTTCGGGAATTGGTCGTTGTTTTTTGCGATGAGCTGTAATTTTACAGGCACCCACTGCAAAGCCCGCCACCAGTAACGAAGCCCGCCTTTTAAACCAGCCAGAGGAAACTGTGCCGACTCCTGAGATAAAATCTTTGCCTTTAGTTTATCTATGCTACACTTCAGCGTTTGTCTCTCTTCATGACTGATGTTTTTATTTTTTATGCGGGTAAGGCTTGCTTCTAACTGTTTCCATTCTGGTGAAACCTGTTCAGCATTGTTTAAGAAGGTCATGCTTTCAAAAGTTAACCGGACGGAAATGCATCTTGTTTCGGTCATCTTACTGACTTTATCTTCAATTTTTTTGTAGAACGGTGTCTCGATCATTCTATCCCCCCAATTTCGCCAAATCGTAGTAGCGCAAATCAAACAGTTTCACGTTGTATTTCTCATCAACATATTGTGCTTTGACATCTGTGGTTGTCGTCATAAATGTCGCCACCATGCTTGCGACCTTATTGCCGGAGGTAAAATCAACAACCGTATCCCATTCTTCAACACTGGAAGCCGTCACTACATCCTGTACAGCATTCATACAACTTTCGAAATCATAAAAATTGGCACCGTACTCACTGAAGTCAACAGCTTCTGGCAGATTGACATACTTTTCCTGAATCGGAGTGTTGTATAACGTTTCTGATGAGATTCGGGTAAATGGCTGTTCGTGTCCTGGTTTATACAGATGAAATTCAAGATGATATTGATGGCTGCCGTCGTCGTTATAGATCAGATAGAGTGAAAGTAACTTGAGTAAGGAATCTATCTGACGTTTACTGCCTGCATCATTTGGCTGGTTGATGTGTTGTTCTTTTTCACTGTATCCCCGGTCAGAAACAATCAGTGAGACAATTTGTGGATTATCCGGGCGACCAGCAGAGGCCAAAAGATGGTGTTCCAGTGCGACAAATAACATTCGCCAGCTGGTTCTGGCGGACTTAGCACCAAAGTACGCTAATGTAGCGTCGTAAACACCGATTAAATCGCTGAATGTCGGTAAAGAAATCGTTTCATCGATATCACCAAAATTCCGCTGAGCCCAAACGTAGCGGCTGATTATTTGTACCAGATTTTTATCAGTAATTTCTAATGGATTATCGTTTTCATTGATACGTATTTGTTTGAATATGCAGCTTCCTTTCCTGATACTGGAGAGATCATTGATTTTTGATTGAACTTTTTGTACATCAATCTTGTTTCTATCAAAAAAATCGCGACTCATAGTGCCGCCATTCTCTGCAGGATCAAATAATAGTTTCATGATTACAATGCTGCTTTTAATGAAATCGTTTTGTTTTTCATCGTTCTCAGAGTCATCCGGAAATTGTTCAATCTTTGATAATTCTTCAATATCCTGGGGAAGATTGCCTTTTATTGGATGCACCGATTGCTGTTGGAAAATCGACACAAACAAAATCAAATGCCGGTGTGGTGTTACATCCTCGGTTTCTGCCAGCATATTCGTGGGTACCGCATGTCTGCGAACCTGATGCAGGAAGAGGTAACCACCAAGAACGGCAAACCATAAGTAATGTAAAGCGGAGAGAGGGGGAATACAGGCAATCGCAACACCGGAGGCAAATATTACTACTGCCAGCCACATATCCGATGGTGTTTCAAAGTACTTCAATAACTTCCTGACTCCAGACTCTGAAGTTCGGGGTGATATGGTTAGCGCCAGAATAAATAGCACAAAAAGAACAACCATTCCGACGATGATGACCCAGTATGGTGCCGATTTCGCAATATTTTGCAGGATGTCTTTTCCTGTATCCAGGAGTAACGTGAACAGAAGTAAGGTGAGCAGTAACGCGATTCGTCTCCCGTAGGAGGGTATCTGTTTTAATGCATTTTTAGCTTTTGGATCCGCAGATAACTGAGCCCTTTTTTCAGATAAAGGGATGATAGAAAGCAACATGATAATCACAAACATCAGTCCTGAGATGACTAAAGTTATCCGATGTATTTCATTGGTACTTTGAGGGCCAAGCAACAGAAATTTCAGTTCGGTTGATAGCCAGCCACCACCAATGGCCGCTATCATTGCTGCCAGTACATAACCCGTTAACGTGACATGAGAGGATTTAAAAAAGTCCACTATCTCCCGCCAAATCACTTTTCCCTGCTTATCCTTTTCTTTACTCACCTCAGCCCTCCCTGACTAAAAGTCCAAACTGAAAAGATGCTTCTTCAACCCGCAGCGACATCATCTCTTCTAATGACAACCGTGTTTTGAGATCAAACACGACCGCTTCATCCCCGACGGCCATTTCAATCGCAATCCGCTGAAAGGGAATGTCGATACCTGTCAGCCGGGTCAGAAATCTTGCTGTGCTCTCATGGCCAATCGCAGAAATGAAACCATCAGACAGCTGATTTCTGACCTCTGAAACAGTCAGTGGCCCGGTATAGCGATAATCACCAAAAGTGGTCAGCACCGGCGAATTGAGAAGAAACACCGTCATGATATGCTCCGGCATGATAAAGTATCATGCTCATATATATGGATATTAAACTAAATGCTCTAACATTGAGCTGTCAACGACTAATCAGGATTTTTCAGATGTCCG contains:
- the cmr5 gene encoding type III-B CRISPR module-associated protein Cmr5 produces the protein MSIELLSNQRAKHCYRLIEEATKQANEDTVGDYETSVAAMPAFLRNNGLLHFVAFLTKNQAGEENNNKQKKSTNIYPLCLRIIEEHLHGKSWTTFTTDPDNQQTQLFSYLLKGDIDIKEHMAIENEINELLVWMKSLLRAKKAMLAQAGNKKNTGGDNE
- the cas10 gene encoding type III-B CRISPR-associated protein Cas10/Cmr2 yields the protein MARNNKSKKYFHFSISPVQPFITSGRRTRDFWAGSFLISFLCAVAQRSVTIRCNQQTDDSKTGKRKVKSDHSKYGPVLPEENEQIKKAVQKKERFGPKHACLPNRFSALVPKDFNSDNADEIVNDVRTYWRLMWQAVFKNDLEPFFENRPGEDRNRCQQLWERQLGNYWEIQWAITPDLKTGFEAMKSRKLLRQHLPSEQPEPGVKCNYFAGLQEMSGITKPAQGTSLQQTVVEQFWSPLRDHQYPTSEGDPIRLEHDIDDQEMLSAVAYFKRRFPYYFPLFIYQDETSVFHPIRNRLKAFFTKTQLPDSEQFTLSGWCLDSRVPSVSFLAARNWLWAISDYIQQENDQALRSCFRDFIATGIDEYLGKSHYLKDSQTEFQTAFADISSSIAKINGNSCYDFLLEGERDSIQRHLSKLENQRKYHSDQNKRGQISRQIDELRQQQKCVSERLTQLNRLKNELLKRDDTAGFSAPESYYAVVALDADKLGRFISKKSHEDNTERKISSALQSYTTQAQQTVKKHHGFLIYAGGEDLVALLPGADALNCACQLRRDFVNAIKLKDSPTISAAVLFSHINVPLMRVLRDVQQLLSGVAKQQYDRDAIAIRIVNQGGVQQQWGAKWSKFINSQGRIALYNIIDGLRDSGEVTSNNFLYHLRHITQQLGMLRPERHHDDFQTRNNNFYGTESPEPKMLKALVVAQYLRAQGRTKQVKPQWMDELFSLCEEITIKEGHRLSTHYFNPDIAFIAKFLCSKVNCKTTPDNSQTTQEAQA
- a CDS encoding recombinase family protein, whose translation is MYIFGYLRASTSDQNAKRAQNTLIKFVQEKGFRIAGWYVENESGASLQRPELLRLLDDAAKGDAIIIEQIDRLSRLDEESWYKLKEMLYKKELKVISLDLPTSHLALSPQITDEFTGSMIKAINSMMMDMLAAIARKDYQDRRRRQAEGIEKARQDGKYRGRQADLDLHEKIYQLRVINGLSISDTAKLTNVSTRTVIRVAKKLSLERTVLPADND
- a CDS encoding YddF family protein; protein product: MTVFLLNSPVLTTFGDYRYTGPLTVSEVRNQLSDGFISAIGHESTARFLTRLTGIDIPFQRIAIEMAVGDEAVVFDLKTRLSLEEMMSLRVEEASFQFGLLVREG
- the cmr6 gene encoding type III-B CRISPR module RAMP protein Cmr6; amino-acid sequence: MSDQKNPEWHKTLNWGLLYNKYFLTSNTSNLVQMGKEQDTTRFLSLMCNGHLPEEEWEESKFLATGTSDDSMTIVRNTLKDDQDALSSVCQHYVDRQCEMVKRLKGSEIQKQDAIKTVTCNWRFVNGLSIPHLLEVNLFWHPTLGIPYLPGSALKGILKSFLMNTYPLNEEEKLDDDFIQFMQRVFGSYEHSTKPTKTDNEKVNQENHVAGDYIFFDALPTKKMKFVTDVMTPHFGDWYLEGGKDKAGTLKTTPNDWHDPVPIPFLALEDFALQFAVVPRPGATEQPPKGELAFITNMLCHALSYQGAGAKTAVGYGYFD
- the cmr4 gene encoding type III-B CRISPR module RAMP protein Cmr4, with amino-acid sequence MTTNNILLMRAETFVHAGAGSGNGLIDLPIMREAHNNWPVIFGSAVKGAFRAKACPDGNLSKEQKNWFGNDSESGDGAGALMFGDARLLWLPVRSLNSHTLWVTSPSVLSRFARDMRRMGKTEFKDQNTKNLLSENQAATLRQNTDEKLNQLILEDFCLELISKNTHQANQWLESLKEQLCKKTKTNDLLGQEMEQKLVMVSDQVFSHLCTMATPVTPHVKLEAQTKANENLWYVETLPPETMLYSTLVCSDRLDKETDADTNKLFTGYVQIGGNETTGMGWFEVNRWEAK
- a CDS encoding type III-B CRISPR module-associated Cmr3 family protein, which translates into the protein MTDHTIHLLIHPHDTWYFRDGRNHNGSAQIAAISKLIPPQRTILGALMALLKQTVGSKLSDADNQQLFQDDWQDTPPVHLSPVRLKYQSQYYIPAPRLVVEQIFSNKKEEENKKEENKNKKEENKNKKEEKNNEIEKFACLRPDLKKSFETDLGTIHHLSLEDEHQEYRLRQLWIKQGEPLNFNPKILSEVMLDPETLICRETRLGIGLNAAKKSAEDGQIYLTEHIRHQQGFSNQDLCFAVSLTFENTNIKQIFHEHLKKTGSYIRFGAEGRMAFIDEDEEKFQSYPTIDNQFKYADGDLFAINLISPCPVSQWPKFTQEMKDRFNNCELLNQLTDKPMSIGGWQSERNIEKSQANAEKNKAGPVNAEHFYESGSCLLFRLPQNTKLKNWFSQQLSESSVSQFPQSQPYALYGYGHYTLIPLK
- a CDS encoding RAMP superfamily CRISPR-associated protein, whose amino-acid sequence is MIETPFYKKIEDKVSKMTETRCISVRLTFESMTFLNNAEQVSPEWKQLEASLTRIKNKNISHEERQTLKCSIDKLKAKILSQESAQFPLAGLKGGLRYWWRALQWVPVKLQLIAKNNDQFPKDEATIDKRTLQTLHQNERELWGSAEEGKGIGCSKVRIRLKKSILPIHRANQTHSLTSDDNPDDDISSIQYIAGQGYKLREGKLSDMSPLRPVVSSHQSIDFVFQFSPELSDQSIRQVLEALLCFAEFGGLGSRSRKGFGSFSVQFTQSLVKENNQALSQEQLYKQLIQCIKNDRINNQQIKNWSVPPIPAFSAATLWAQFSVRKEMTDKQLLMTIGESYKAARLQIGQGDKDRIFKGQYPARLQVGFPLITYRFVIDEKGEKKIGLDQKPQETKAIYRIYSKNHEVRRRGALVFLSCIRKHIEKSEKKLINVLLLTSKYLPDNSKSKLSFKDNENKKEVPIPFLPQEVIDELGSTQGFFTELTTNLISSHHISEEFTVIYHKGSTNGTE